In Equus caballus isolate H_3958 breed thoroughbred chromosome 7, TB-T2T, whole genome shotgun sequence, one DNA window encodes the following:
- the POLR2E gene encoding DNA-directed RNA polymerases I, II, and III subunit RPABC1 yields MDDEEETYRLWKIRKTIMQLCHDRGYLVTQDELDQTLEEFKAQFGDKPSEGRPRRTDLTVLVAHNDDPTDQMFVFFPEEPKVGIKTIKVYCQRMQEENITRALIVVQQGMTPSAKQSLVDMAPKYILEQFLQQELLINITEHELVPEHVVMTKEEVTELLARYKLRENQLPRIQAGDPVARYFGIKRGQVVKIIRPSETAGRYITYRLVQ; encoded by the exons ATGGACGACGAGGAGGAGACTTACCGGCTGTGGAAGATCCGCAAGACCATCATGCAG CTGTGCCACGACCGTGGCTACCTGGTGACGCAGGACGAGCTGGACCAGACGCTGGAGGAGTTCAAGGcccagttcggggacaagccgaGTGAAGGGCGGCCGCGGCGCACGGACCTCACCGTGCTGGTGGCCCACAATGACGACCCCACCGACCAGATGTTCGTCTTCTTCCCGG agGAGCCCAAGGTGGGCATCAAGACCATCAAGGTGTACTGCCAGCGCATGCAGGAGGAGAACATCACCCGGGCCCTCATCGTGGTGCAGCAGGGCATGACGCCCTCCGCCAAGCAG TCCCTGGTCGACATGGCCCCCAAGTACATACTGGAACAGTTTCTGCAGCAGGAGCTGCTCATCAACATCACGGAGCACGAG CTGGTCCCGGAGCACGTCGTCATGACCAAGGAGGAGGTGACGGAGCTGCTGGCCCGGTA TAAGCTGCGCGAGAACCAGCTGCCCAGGATCCAGGCCGGAGACCCCGTGGCGCGCTACTTCGGGATAAAGCGAGGGCAG GTGGTGAAGATCATCCGGCCCAGCGAGACGGCGGGCAGGTACATCACCTACCGGCTGGTGCAGTAG
- the GPX4 gene encoding phospholipid hydroperoxide glutathione peroxidase GPX4 isoform X2: MSLSRLSRLSRLLKPALLCGVLAAPGVAGAMCASRDDWRCARSMHEFSAKDIDGHMVNLDKYRGFVCIVTNVASQUGKTDVNYTQFVDLHARYAECGLRILAFPCNQFGRQEPGSNAEIKEFAAGYNVKFDMFSKICVNGDDAHPLWKWMKAQPKGRGMLGNAIKWNFTKFLIDKNGCVVKRYGPMEEPLVIEKDLPCYL; encoded by the exons ATGAGCCTGAGCCGCCTGAGCCGCCTGAGCCGCCTGCTGAAGCCGGCGCTGCTGTGCGGGGTCCTGGCGGCGCCCGGTGTGGCCGGCGCCATG TGTGCGTCCCGCGACGACTGGCGCTGTGCGCGCTCCATGCACGAGTTTTCAGCCAAGGACATCGACGGGCACATGGTTAACCTGGACAAGTACCG GGGCTTCGTGTGCATCGTCACCAACGTGGCCTCTCAATGAGGCAAAACCGACGTAAACTATACTCAGTTTGTCGACCTGCACGCCCGATACGCTGAGTGCGGTTTACGCATCCTGGCCTTCCCCTGCAACCAGTTCGGGAGGCAG GAGCCAGGGAGCAACGCGGAAATCAAAGAGTTCGCCGCGGGCTACAACGTCAAATTCGATATGTTCAGCAAGATCTGCGTGAACGGGGACGACGCGCACCCGCTGTGGAAGTGGATGAAGGCCCAGCCCAAGGGGCGGGGCATGCTGGGAAA CGCCATCAAGTGGAACTTCACCAAG TTCCTCATCGACAAGAACGGCTGCGTGGTGAAGCGCTACGGCCCCATGGAGGAGCCCCTG GTCATAGAGAAGGACCTGCCCTGCTACCTCTAG
- the GPX4 gene encoding phospholipid hydroperoxide glutathione peroxidase GPX4 isoform X3 gives MSLSRLSRLSRLLKPALLCGVLAAPGVAGAMCASRDDWRCARSMHEFSAKDIDGHMVNLDKYRGFVCIVTNVASQUGKTDVNYTQFVDLHARYAECGLRILAFPCNQFGRQEPGSNAEIKEFAAGYNVKFDMFSKICVNGDDAHPLWKWMKAQPKGRGMLGNAIKWNFTKVRGAGVPHRQERLRGEALRPHGGAPGHREGPALLPLAPQGCVPPPSPPPAPPGAFHPAPMTVGLKTSALVGPTREPACTCRRKVPRPGSAAARRPLSAPAAL, from the exons ATGAGCCTGAGCCGCCTGAGCCGCCTGAGCCGCCTGCTGAAGCCGGCGCTGCTGTGCGGGGTCCTGGCGGCGCCCGGTGTGGCCGGCGCCATG TGTGCGTCCCGCGACGACTGGCGCTGTGCGCGCTCCATGCACGAGTTTTCAGCCAAGGACATCGACGGGCACATGGTTAACCTGGACAAGTACCG GGGCTTCGTGTGCATCGTCACCAACGTGGCCTCTCAATGAGGCAAAACCGACGTAAACTATACTCAGTTTGTCGACCTGCACGCCCGATACGCTGAGTGCGGTTTACGCATCCTGGCCTTCCCCTGCAACCAGTTCGGGAGGCAG GAGCCAGGGAGCAACGCGGAAATCAAAGAGTTCGCCGCGGGCTACAACGTCAAATTCGATATGTTCAGCAAGATCTGCGTGAACGGGGACGACGCGCACCCGCTGTGGAAGTGGATGAAGGCCCAGCCCAAGGGGCGGGGCATGCTGGGAAA CGCCATCAAGTGGAACTTCACCAAGGTAAGAGGGGCGGGGG TTCCTCATCGACAAGAACGGCTGCGTGGTGAAGCGCTACGGCCCCATGGAGGAGCCCCTG GTCATAGAGAAGGACCTGCCCTGCTACCTCTAGCTCCACAAGGCTGTGTCCCCCCGCCGAGCCCACCGCCCGCGCCCCCCGGAGCCTTCCACCCGGCACCCATGACGGTCGGCCTGAAAACCAGCGCGCTGGTGGGACCGACCCGAGAACCGGCGTGCACCTGCCGGAGGAAGGTCCCGCGGCCTGGCTCGGCTGCGGCTCGGCGCCCCCTCTCCGCCCCAGCTGCCTTGTGA
- the GPX4 gene encoding phospholipid hydroperoxide glutathione peroxidase GPX4 isoform X1 has translation MARAAAGSPGRRRQRHRLPGRRRRRVSRRRQAPGCRRRRARPRRRREPCPASPGSMEFPASESSCSADSRDPCASRDDWRCARSMHEFSAKDIDGHMVNLDKYRGFVCIVTNVASQUGKTDVNYTQFVDLHARYAECGLRILAFPCNQFGRQEPGSNAEIKEFAAGYNVKFDMFSKICVNGDDAHPLWKWMKAQPKGRGMLGNAIKWNFTKFLIDKNGCVVKRYGPMEEPLVIEKDLPCYL, from the exons ATGGCCCGCGCAGCCGCCGGGTCCCCGGGTCGCCGCAGGCAGCGGCACCGGTTGCCCGGCAGGCGGCGGCGCCGAGTCTCCCGGAGGAGGCAGGCTCCGGGGTGCCGGCGCAGGAGGGCGCGCCCCCGGCGGCGGAGGGAGCCCTGCCCCGCGAGCCCCGGGTCGATGGAGTTCCCGGCCTCGGAGAGCAGCTGCAGCGCCGACTCCCGGGACCCG TGTGCGTCCCGCGACGACTGGCGCTGTGCGCGCTCCATGCACGAGTTTTCAGCCAAGGACATCGACGGGCACATGGTTAACCTGGACAAGTACCG GGGCTTCGTGTGCATCGTCACCAACGTGGCCTCTCAATGAGGCAAAACCGACGTAAACTATACTCAGTTTGTCGACCTGCACGCCCGATACGCTGAGTGCGGTTTACGCATCCTGGCCTTCCCCTGCAACCAGTTCGGGAGGCAG GAGCCAGGGAGCAACGCGGAAATCAAAGAGTTCGCCGCGGGCTACAACGTCAAATTCGATATGTTCAGCAAGATCTGCGTGAACGGGGACGACGCGCACCCGCTGTGGAAGTGGATGAAGGCCCAGCCCAAGGGGCGGGGCATGCTGGGAAA CGCCATCAAGTGGAACTTCACCAAG TTCCTCATCGACAAGAACGGCTGCGTGGTGAAGCGCTACGGCCCCATGGAGGAGCCCCTG GTCATAGAGAAGGACCTGCCCTGCTACCTCTAG